The Ptychodera flava strain L36383 unplaced genomic scaffold, AS_Pfla_20210202 Scaffold_65__1_contigs__length_701920_pilon, whole genome shotgun sequence genome contains a region encoding:
- the LOC139128689 gene encoding uncharacterized protein: MGSPVSPIVCNLYMEHLEQIAIATAPHPPLWWFRYVDDTHTKLKKCHAQEFTDHLNTLDPDIKFTTEGEENRSLAFLDTLSVVQEDGSINLKIYRKPTHTDQYLNFTSNHPLQHKLGVIQTLFHRAESVITDTTDCVEEKQHITQALAKCGYPSWTFNRVSKQSKPKATTSKARKDFVRKGQIVLPYVKGISEALKRTFNSYGILVCFKPTQTLRQLLVAPKDKTAKKDITGPVYMIPCQGQTDKGPCTQFYIGETERSLKTRFLEHRRPSSTTSEVSQHIHIESPDHFVNLENVEILDRDPRYFERGVKEAIYIRVNQPSLNRDSGRYKLPKVYDPILMSRVRKVTTLRSGYSANEGCSAATENFSD, encoded by the coding sequence ATGGGTTCACCTGTGTCGCCTATTGTTTGCaatttgtatatggaacatctGGAACAGATAGCTATCGCTACTGCGCCTCATCCCCCATTGTGGTGGTTTAGGTATGTggatgacacacacacaaaactcAAGAAGTGTCATGCTCAGGAATTCACAGACCATCTGAATACTCTTGACCCTGATATCAAATTCACAACTGAAGGTGAAGAGAACAGGTCGCTCGCTTTCTTGGATACCTTATCGGTAGTCCAAGAAGATGGCTCCATAAATCTTAAAATCTACCGCAAACCTACTCATACAGATCAGTATTTGAATTTCACGTCTAATCACCCGTTACAACATAAACTTGGAGTGATACAAACCCTCTTCCATCGGGCAGAGTCCGTTATTACCGATACGACTGATTGTGTAGAAGAAAAGCAACACATTACGCAGGCTCTCGCGAAATGTGGGTATCCATCATGGACGTTCAATCGTGTCAGTAAACAGAGTAAACCGAAAGCGACCACCTCAAAAGCACGAAAAGACTTCGTTCGCAAAGGACAGATTGTTCTACCGTATGTGAAGGGTATTTCTGAGGCCCTGAAACGGACTTTCAACTCCTACGGCATACTGGTCTGTTTCAAACCTACTCAAACACTACGCCAGTTACTGGTTGCACCCAAGGACAAAACTGCCAAGAAAGACATCACTGGTCCTGTTTACATGATTCCGTGTCAAGGTCAGACCGATAAGGGCCCCTGCACACAATTTTACATCGGTGAAACGGAGAGATCTCTAAAAACCAGATTTCTTGAACACCGGCGTCCCAGCTCTACAACATCGGAAGTTTCCCAACATATCCACATTGAATCACCAGACCATTTTGTGAACTTGGAAAATGTAGAAATTCTTGATAGGGATCCACGATACTTCGAAAGGGGTGTCAAGGAGGCGATATATATCCGAGTCAACCAGCCATCCCTTAATAGAGACAGTGGAAGgtataaattaccaaaagtctATGACCCGATTTTGATGTCACGTGTCCGAAAGGTCACGACATTGAGATCGGGTTATTCTGCTAACGAAGGTTGTAGTGCTGCaaccgaaaatttcagtgactaa